From the genome of Cytobacillus firmus, one region includes:
- a CDS encoding stage V sporulation protein AB produces the protein MTINVVLVMIIGFSGGLAVGSGFVAFLAVLGIIPRLTQLSKTMKMIHYYEAAVIMGALAGALATLWNPVFHLTALLLIPIGLASGIFIGMLAAALTEVLNVFPILAKRIGVDGKIAILLMAFVFGKVFGSLFQWIYFVNK, from the coding sequence ATGACCATTAATGTTGTCCTGGTAATGATCATAGGATTTTCAGGCGGGCTCGCTGTTGGTTCTGGTTTTGTTGCTTTCCTGGCTGTTTTGGGCATTATCCCAAGGCTTACCCAGTTGAGCAAAACGATGAAGATGATCCATTATTATGAAGCTGCAGTTATAATGGGGGCTTTGGCTGGTGCACTGGCAACTTTATGGAATCCGGTTTTCCACCTGACAGCCCTGTTACTAATACCCATTGGGCTTGCTTCGGGCATATTTATTGGCATGCTGGCAGCTGCTTTAACTGAAGTGCTGAATGTTTTTCCAATCCTTGCGAAAAGAATCGGAGTGGATGGGAAAATTGCGATTTTATTAATGGCATTTGTATTTGGAAAGGTGTTCGGATCACTGTTTCAATGGATTTATTTTGTAAATAAATAA